In Nocardioides sp. WS12, the DNA window CCCGGGCACCGGGGTCTCCGGAGACACGATCGAGGTCAAGGCACAGTTCTCCGAGGCGCTGAACCTCGCCGTCGGTGCACCGGTCAAGGTCAACGGCGTCGACATGGGCAAGGTCAAGTCGGTGACGGTGGACGACTTCGTCGCCGAGGCCACGATGACGCTGAAGACCGACGCCGAGCTCCGGGAGGGCGCGCACGCACGCCTGCGCTACACCACCCCGCTGGGCGAGCTCTTCGTGGACGTCACCAACCCCGCCACGGGGGCAGAGCTCGGCGACGACGCGACGCTCGCGCTGAAGGACACCGAGACCGCTCCGACGGTCGAGGACGCGCTGGCGCAGGCCTCCCTCCTGATCAACGGTGGTGGTCTGGAACAGCTCCAGACCGTCACCGAGGAGCTCAACACCGCGCTCGTCGGAAACGAGGGCGACTACCGCACCCTGCTGGATCGTGCATCGGTGTTCCTGACCCAGGCCAACGCCACGACCCAGAGCATCGACCAGGTCCTGAACTCCCTGAACGGGCTCTCGACGACGCTGGCAGCACGACAGGGCACGATCAACCGGGCGGTCCAGGACATCAGGCCGGCCGCGAAGGTCCTGCGTGAGAAGACGCCCGACTTCACGCGGCTGCTTGCCGAGATCGAGAACTTCACCAGTGCCGCGAACAGCACGGTGAACGCAACCCGGTCCCAGTTGCTCAGCATGCTGACGGAGCTGGAACCGGTCCTGGCCGAGTTCGCCAAGAACAACGGGACCTTCGAGTCCTCGCTCAAGCTGCTGATCGCAGGTGCCAGGGCGGTTGACGAGGTCGCGGCGACCGACTACCTCAACATCAGCCTCGAACTCCACCTCAATGGCATCGATGCCACGGGCGTGGTGGAGGGCACCATTGCTGGTCTGCTCGGTCTGCTCGGACTCAATCCGAACACGCCCGGGCTCGGCGACCTGCTCGACCTCGGTGGCCTGCTGAACCTCGGCGGACTGGCTCCGGCCAGCAAGTCGACGCAATCGGGCTCCACGACCAAGTCCGGGACGTCCGGCAGCACGACCGGCTCGGGCAGCAAGCCCGATCCGCTGGGACTCAACGGCCTCCTGCAGGGCCTGCTCGGAGGAGGATCGCGATGATGAAGATCCTGAGTGATCGTCTGTACCTGAGCCTCATCGGCATCGGGCTGGTCCTGGTGTTCGCCACTGCCTACATCTTCGCGGAGGTGCTCGACCAGCCGCTGACGAAGCGGCCGGTCAAGATCGACGTCGAGCTCGCCCAGACCGGCGGGTTGTTCGAGGGATCGGCGGTGACCTACCGCGGCGTGAAGATCGGCAAGGTCGAGAAGATCGTCCCCTCGCAGGACGGCGTGGTGGCGGAGATCGCGATCACCACGGAAACGGACATCCCCAAGGATTCCGTGGTCCGGGTCCGCAGTCTGTCCCCGGTCGGCGAGCAGTACGTCGACTTCCAGCCGAAGTCCACCAAGGGACCATTCCTCGCGTCGGGCGACGTGATTCCCGCGGAGTCCACCGACATCCCCAAGAGCCTGAGCTCGACGGTCATCGCGGTGAACAGCGTGCTGCGCCAGATCGATGACAAGAAGCTGCGCATCGTCCTCGGTGAACTGAGCACGGGCCTCAAGGGCACCGGCACCGACCTGGGGCAGATCCTCGACCAGGGCACGGCGATCCTGGCCACCCTGAACGAGGTGTGGCCCGAGACCGACCGCCTGATCACCAACGCCGGTACGGTGCTGCCGATCGTGACCGACAACGCGGACTCGCTGAAGGTGCTCGCACAGTCCTCGAAGCAGTTCGCTCAGTTCCTCCGCGAGTACGACCCCGAGTTGCGTGACATCCTCAAGCGCACCCCGGCGCAGCTCCAGGAGCTGGTGCGGCTGATCAACGACGCAGACACGGTGCTGCCGGGCTTCTTGGCCACGGGGGTTAGTTTCACTGACGTGTTCCGATCCTACGAGCCGCACCTGCGCGCCCTGCTCCAGTCCTACGAGCCCGGGCTGCGGTCGCTGATCGCGAAGGTCAAGGGCGGCGAGTTGCGCATCCAGATCATCGGCGACAAGAGCCCGCGCTGCAAGGACTACGGCACCACGCGCCTCAACCCGGTGAACACAGAGCGTCGGCCGCTCCAGAAGGACGCTCGCTGTGAAGCGTCGTTCGCCAACCTCCAGCGCGGTGCCGACAAGGCGCCCGGGCCCGTTCGGTGAAGATCAGGAACAGCCTGCACCGGGCCGCCGGCCCACTCGTAGCCCTGGTGCTCGCGGGTGCCGTGCTGTCGGGCTGCGGAGCCGACGACCAGCAGGCGAAGGACCTCAAGGAGGCCCGCGCGAAGGTGCAGGAGTTGACGGCAGAGGACACCGCCGCCGACGAGGCGCTGGCTGCGGCCAAGGTCCTGCTCGCCGAGATCACGACGTACTCCTGGAAGGAGGGTGACCACGAGTTCGCGTGGCTCGAGAAGATCGCGGGCACCGAGCTGAAGGAGAAGCTCGCTCCCAACGTCCCTCTCCTCCAGGAGCAGATCGTCAAGGGCAAGGTCACCGCCAAGGGCCAGGTCGTCGACTCTGCGGCCCGCGTGGTCGATGACACGCAGGTCGAGGTGTTGGCGTTCGTGGACCAGGCGATCACGGACGAGACCAACAAGGACATCAAGATCGAGGAGCAGCGGGTCAGCATGACCATGAAGCTCGTCGACGACGAGTGGCTGGTCGATCGGCTCGAGCTTCTCAGTGGCACCAACAACGAGCCCGTGCAGTAGTGCGTCAGCC includes these proteins:
- a CDS encoding MlaD family protein yields the protein MMKILSDRLYLSLIGIGLVLVFATAYIFAEVLDQPLTKRPVKIDVELAQTGGLFEGSAVTYRGVKIGKVEKIVPSQDGVVAEIAITTETDIPKDSVVRVRSLSPVGEQYVDFQPKSTKGPFLASGDVIPAESTDIPKSLSSTVIAVNSVLRQIDDKKLRIVLGELSTGLKGTGTDLGQILDQGTAILATLNEVWPETDRLITNAGTVLPIVTDNADSLKVLAQSSKQFAQFLREYDPELRDILKRTPAQLQELVRLINDADTVLPGFLATGVSFTDVFRSYEPHLRALLQSYEPGLRSLIAKVKGGELRIQIIGDKSPRCKDYGTTRLNPVNTERRPLQKDARCEASFANLQRGADKAPGPVR
- a CDS encoding MCE family protein, which gives rise to MRSTSARAVAAAALALTVGSLSACGTTMRDLPIPGTGVSGDTIEVKAQFSEALNLAVGAPVKVNGVDMGKVKSVTVDDFVAEATMTLKTDAELREGAHARLRYTTPLGELFVDVTNPATGAELGDDATLALKDTETAPTVEDALAQASLLINGGGLEQLQTVTEELNTALVGNEGDYRTLLDRASVFLTQANATTQSIDQVLNSLNGLSTTLAARQGTINRAVQDIRPAAKVLREKTPDFTRLLAEIENFTSAANSTVNATRSQLLSMLTELEPVLAEFAKNNGTFESSLKLLIAGARAVDEVAATDYLNISLELHLNGIDATGVVEGTIAGLLGLLGLNPNTPGLGDLLDLGGLLNLGGLAPASKSTQSGSTTKSGTSGSTTGSGSKPDPLGLNGLLQGLLGGGSR